In Solanum lycopersicum chromosome 5, SLM_r2.1, the following are encoded in one genomic region:
- the LOC138337063 gene encoding uncharacterized protein — MSLHAYKKQVENIVASEDEVSKFRLPETRDYHAEILKLEPKGSNHGLDILTNEVIELRKELVKVNENNKALEEKIDLGFNQIKEFVVNSNKQLLEDISLLFAKSGGSSSVIREVKEPSKKHADETFSGGLDFNGAFSPRVNASVNESRGNDAHVMGSNQNEESQVLKATIRFADVENLERVSSKIDEDVAGIVIEKVLSEVVADINVQEAADVNTVGEKPDDATEDCQKPLHTLDDFILLDKDLSQINRTEESYLKKRA; from the exons ATGTCTCTTCATGCCTACAAAAAACAAG TTGAGAACATAGTGGCCAGTGAAGATGAAGTATCCAAATTCAGGCTTCCTGAAACTCGTGATTACCAtgctgaaattttgaaattggagCCTAAAGGATCAAATCATGGTCTAGACATTTTGACCAATGAAGTCATAGAATTGAGAAAAGAGCTTGTAAAA gtgaatgaaaataacaaagCGCTTGAAGAGAAGATTGATTTAGGATTCAATCAAATCAAAGAATTTGTGGTGAACTCAAACAAACAATTATTGGAGGATATTTCTTTGCTGTTTGCTAAGAGTGGTGGTAGCAGCTCTGTTATTCGAGAAGTTAAGGAACCATCTAAGAAGCATGCTGACGAGACATTTTCAGGTGGATTAGATTTTAATGGAG CATTTTCTCCCCGTGTTAATGCATCTGTAAATGAATCGAGAGGGAACGATGCTCATGTTATGGGAtcaaatcaaaatgaagaatctcAAGTGCTTAAAGCTACAATTAGATTTGCTGATGTTGAAAATCTTGAAAGAGTATCAAGTAAAATAG ATGAAGATGTTGCAGGAATTGTTATTGAAAAAGTTCTGTCAGAGGTTGTTGCTGATATAAATG TCCAAGAGGCTGCTGATGTGAATACAGTTGGGGAGAAACCTGATG ATGCAACAGAGGATTGTCAAAAACCTTTGCATACTTTAGATGactttattttacttgataaaGATCTTTCTCAGATCAATAGGACTGAAGAATCTTATCTAAAAAAAAGAGCCTAA
- the LOC101257265 gene encoding uncharacterized protein produces the protein METRGPISTGAQQPETLGQDDDDLSESESESESEEGIQELEEEIRELEQQVQQMAEKIVDFRSTLPGQLKTTLDSILTAQRPLFDTPESQPGCSNQPPTSDVEELGAALAGEVQKEAEKAQLLKQKIASNASAMPIVLNRMKEGMAKIDKLQSSNKVIHPAFRRGRSSR, from the exons ATGGAAACGAGAGGACCCATTTCGACCGGAGCACAGCAGCCGGAAACCCTAGGCCAAGACGACGATGACTTGTCGGAGTCGGAGTCGGAGTCGGAGTCGGAAGAAGGGATACAAGAACTGGAAGAAGAAATACGGGAACTGGAACAACAAGTTCAACAAATGGCTGAGAAAATTGTGGATTTCAGAAGTACACTTCCGGGTCAGCTTAAAACTACTCTCGATTCCATTCTTACTGCTCAAAGACCCCTTTTTGATACCCCCGAATCTCAACCTGGCTGCTCCAATCAACCACCTACATCTG ACGTTGAAGAGCTTGGTGCCGCGTTAGCTGGAGAGGTGCAGAAAGAAGCTGAAAAAGCACAGCTCCTTAAGCAGAAGATAGCAAGTAATGCATCTGCCATGCCTATTGTATTGAACAGAATGAAGGAAGGTATGGCGAAGATTGACAAACTACAGTCTAGCAATAAAGTTATTCATCCTGCCTTTAGAAGGGGAAGATCTAGCCGATAA